From a region of the Dictyostelium discoideum AX4 chromosome 2 chromosome, whole genome shotgun sequence genome:
- a CDS encoding RING zinc finger-containing protein, with protein sequence MTNEEEQQTTNQQQQQPTPQLVINDLDSILSPIGGGGRVKYTCLDVSKRYLALGANTGSLYFFERKSMSSIIPKNKNQDNQQQLQPQLQQPQSYLLPTVKIFTNENLSFTQILSLNDIRDQISIIKINPCNDNLVAIATHKTIFIIEPNISIRREKEKVLVKMTDHPKDAEITTLIWSHCGGYLFSGDDLGNLYCCSVTKARKSFFFSADLVYKCDSKLVQLDIIPSIPTITNTQLHQDIQLTTNSNSNSNNSSLNNHHQQQQNIVHTIPITNSIPPVNSITISILASTLTKSIVVNFQILTATNVGKVLSIIQIGKKQRENTKQGACFHPFYKSSVYTSRPGKRLWLADPIDGRVLSTMNFTPSSTTNEDGTTNPIPNIILKPKPLISSNSSNDANTYLTGKFPMIFSKLLPFGNYLISYDELSLLLIDVNEVEVLEWKLDTNQIHDLVVYHDSIYALHGQNHSISRIFTSIPLEILPTPQELQEQSDQLQKQQQQQQQQQQQPEEIISEPQSQPQPIAIASLIEEKKDEQLQPKKSESQENLTTLSNSDNIIGSEIDSTNTDNSTLSSSTNSLTIEGSASLPLVSESSNQQQQQQQQQQPSSLKSSTDQFVDDKLLDSTTTTTAVETSIQRVASKECIFSDIPLSSEPLMVSTSVKDPTLAASTTRKVIKKKVIKTALPQDQQLNGTNNTATLSTSPPQSIVSSSTTATTATATSTSIGAPTEVKRTVIVKKKIIKKAAALSTTTTTTPQISSPPISNPTPSPPLYVETVSSSTTTTTTTPAEVSLSPKKEETTIAPTPTPIPTSATTVTANNIQQGIFKTLNSATSSFLEIKQFALNKTNEIKSDITHKILGPSSGDDINSSNNTNVTLNNTTTATATATTATTITDNLNTTIVNEQQSQQHPIEVLEKLTKQTYESLQQYKENKTKTTSFEPMLQIWVQLFNSIEDSVIPSDMIKDIVTSCFCFGINLKSTKECSTGGGSGSGGNGKSLTHTNKLCKCWNEQLAIEFIKEYYQFLNTNRVYLNSNERKWDRCIEQLVEFESFTKQESKIISTIYQFIDSSDSSTCLTLLDSHCSNDYGLLFRFLNQLLELDPIESSKFFAKHFPIILPRNILNFTNSLIENDDIIINKSNDSGGGSRSNKELGNLIKFEYLNQLMKLKPECKFNSLELLEQWFLSNLMNNKPNQNQLFEEREDMSTTSTRKFIPKLKSNLIEWKSKDTLIQIIDNVINNEYGNGNLLKSLESMSAENGFHIGLYKIYEHYFKNVYSMKSILHNQEQLNHYSKKLLELTIFTDDKKGFSNCFENSTSIEIWSNTLEIMKQLRIDQHENEDQSGESSITFEISELFILDLIGKAIGPLETIELVCKFSEMFEKSKIETKLLSDWIKFGKWSLYDRPKLSYDILSLLDSHLWLKKPLTISPQFLTMIGPELDPTLPNNPFKEFFNKLGTSSHDSGDNIDFKIPSFFEDNSRRHWGVETELSTGSCPICTLSLAENPESSFLGSTPATIIVFPNCGHSYHHCCIEDQGCMLCFSKR encoded by the exons atgaccAATGAAGAGGaacaacaaacaacaaatcaacaacaacagcaaccaaCACCACAATTAGTTATAAATGATTTAGATAGTATATTATCACCAataggtggtggtggtagagTAAAGTATACATGTTTAGATGTttcaaaaagatatttagCATTGGGTGCAAATACTGGTAGTTTATATTTCTTTGAAAGGAAATCAATGTCATCAATAATtccaaagaataaaaatcaagataatcaacaacaactacaaccacaactacaacaaccacaatcatatttattaccaacagttaaaatatttacaaatgaaaatttatcattcacacaaattttatcattaaatgataTAAGGGatcaaatttcaattataaagataaatccatgtaatgataatttagtAGCGATTGCAACACATAAGACCATATTCATCATTGAACCGAATATATCAATTCGTagagagaaagagaaagtaTTGGTCAAGATGACAGATCATCCAAAAGATGCAGAAATTACAACATTGATATGGAGTCATTGCGGtggttatttatttagtgGCGATGATTTGGGTAACCTTTATTGTTGTTCCGTCACAAAAGCTAGAAAATCATTCTTTTTCTCTGCTGACCTAGTTTATAAATGTGATTCAAAACTTGTACAATTGGATATAATACCATCGATACCAACAATAACAAATACACAACTACACCAGGATATTCAATTAACCACAaactcaaattcaaattcgaATAATTCgtcattaaataatcatcatcaacaacaacaaaatattgTACATACTATACCAATAACAAATTCAATACCACCAGTAAACTCAATCACTATTTCAATATTAGCAAGCACATTAACCAAATCGATAGttgtaaattttcaaatactaACAGCTACCAATGTTGGTAAAGTATTGAGTATCATTCAAATTGGTAAGAAACAACGTGAGAATACTAAACAGGGTGCTTGTTTTCACCCATTTTATAAATCCTCTGTTTACACATCAAGACCTGGCAAAAGATTATGGTTAGCCGATCCAATTGATGGTCGTGTTTTATCGACTATGAATTTCACACCATCCTCAACCACAAACGAAGATGGTACTACAAATCCAATACCaaatataatattgaaaCCAAAACCATTAATATCTTCAAATTCATCCAATGATGCAAATACTTATCTCACTGGTAAATTCCCAATGATATTCTCAAAGTTATTACCATTTGGTAATTACTTAATATCATATGatgaattatcattactCTTAATCGATGTTAATGAAGTTGAAGTTTTAGAATGGAAATTAGATACAAATCAAATTCATGACTTGGTTGTTTATCATGATTCAATCTATGCATTACATGGTCAAAATCATTCTATCTCTAGAATTTTCACTTCAATTCCTTTAGAAATTTTACCAACTCCTCAAGAATTACAAGAACAATCTGatcaattacaaaaacaacaacaacaacaacaacaacaacaacaacaacctgaGGAAATAATAAGTGAACCACaatcacaaccacaaccaataGCAATAGCCTCATTAATTGAGGAAAAGAAAGATGAACAATTACAACCAAAGAAATCTGAATCAcaag agaatttaACAACTTTATCAAATAGTGATAATATAATTGGTAGTGAAATTGATAGTACAAATACTGATAATTCTACATTATCAAGTAGTACAAATTCATTAACTATTGAAGGTAGTGCAAGTTTGCCATTAGTTAGTGAATCAtcaaaccaacaacaacaacaacaacaacaacaacaaccttcatcattaaaatcatcaactGATCAATTCgttgatgataaattattggATAGTACAACAACGACAACAGCAGTTGAAACATCAATTCAAAGAGTAGCATCAAAAGAATGTATTTTCTCAGATATTCCTTTATCATCAGAACCATTAATGGTATCAACAAGTGTTAAAGATCCAACTTTAGCTGCATCAACAACTAGAAAggttataaagaaaaaggttATAAAAACAGCATTACCACAggatcaacaattaaatggAACAAATAATACAGCAACTCTATCAACTTCACCACCACAATCAAtagtatcatcatcaacaacagcaacaacagcaacagcaacatcaacatcaatagGAGCACCAACAGAAGTCAAAAGAACAGTTAttgtaaagaaaaaaattattaaaaaagcaGCGGCATtatcaactacaactacaaccacaCCACAAATCTCATCGccaccaatttcaaatcctacaccatcaccaccttTATATGTAGAAACcgtatcatcatcaacaacaacaacaacaaccacaccaGCAGAAGtatcattatcaccaaaaaaagaagaaactaCAATagcaccaacaccaacaccaataccAACATCAGCAACAACAGTTACAGCTAATAATATACAACAgggtatttttaaaacattaaatTCAGCTACATCATCATTCTTGGAGATTAAGCAATTtgcattaaataaaacaaatgaaattaaatctgATATTACACATAAAATTTTAGGTCCATCAAGTGGTGATGATATAAAttcaagtaataatacaaatgtaacattaaataatacaacaacagcaacagcaacagcaacaacagcaacaacaataacagataatttaaatacaacAATAGTAAAtgaacaacaatcacaacaacatcCAATTGAAGTTTTAGAGAAATTAACCAAACAAACCTATGAATCTTTACAACAATATAAAGAGAATAAGACAAAAACAACATCATTTGAACCAATGTTACAAATTTGGgtacaattatttaattctatcGAAGATAGTGTTATTCCAAGTGATATGATAAAAGATATAGTTACAAGTTGTTTCTGTTTTggtataaatttgaaatctaCTAAAGAGTGTAGtactggtggtggtagtggtagtggtggaaATGGTAAAAGTTTAACACATACAAATAAACTTTGTAAGTGTTGGAATGAACAATTAGCAATTGAATTCATTAAAGagtattatcaatttttaaataccaatagagtttatttaaattcaaatgaacGTAAATGGGATAGATGTATAGAACAAttggttgaatttgaatcatttacAAAACAAGAATCAAAGATAATCTCAACCATTTATCAATTCATTGATTCTTCAGATTCTTCAACTTGTTTAACATTATTGGATAGTCATTGTTCAAATGATtatggattattatttagattcttaaatcaattattagaattGGATCCAATTGAATCTTCAAAATTCTTTGCAAAACATTTCCCAATTATATTACCaagaaatattttaaattttacaaattctttaattgaaaacgatgatattattattaataaaagtaatgatagtggtggtggtagtagaagtaataaagaattaggtaatttaattaaatttgaatatttaaatcaattaatgaaattaaaaccagaatgtaaatttaattcactAGAATTATTAGAACAATGGTTCctttcaaatttaatgaataataaaccaaatcaaaatcaattatttgaagaaaGAGAAGATAtgtcaacaacatcaacaagaAAATTtataccaaaattaaaatcaaatttaattgaatggAAATCAAAAGATACTTTAATacaaattattgataatgtaattaataatgaatatggtaatggtaatttattGAAATCATTGGAATCAATGTCTGCTGAAAATGGTTTTCATATTGGcctttataaaatttatgaacattatttcaaaaatgtTTATTCTATGAAATCCATTTTACATAATCAAGaacaattgaatcattattcAAAGAAACTCTTGGAATTAACCATTTTCACTGATgataaaaaaggtttttcaaattgttttgaaaatagtacatcaattgaaatttggtCAAATACTTTAGAAATTATGAAACAATTAAGAATTGATCAACATGAAAATGAAGATCAATCTGGTGAATCAAGTAttacatttgaaatttcagaattatttatattggaTTTAATTGGTAAAGCAATTGGTCCATTGGAAACTATTGAATTGGTTTGCAAATTTTCAGAAATGTTTGAAAAGAGTAAAATTgaaactaaattattatcagattggattaaatttggaaaatgGTCGTTGTATGATAGACCAAAGTTATCATATGATATCTTATCACTTTTGGATAGTCATTTATGGTTAAAGAAACCCTTGACCATTTCACCTCAATTCTTAACTATGATTGGTCCTGAATTGGACCCAACTTTACCAAATAATCCATTCAAAGAATTCTTTAATAAACTTGGAACTTCAAGTCATGATAGTGGTGATAATATCGATTTTAAAATACCTTCATTCTTTGAAGATAATTCACGTAGACATTGGGGTGTAGAAACTGAATTATCAACTGGTTCTTGTCCAATTTGTACCTTATCTTTAGCTGAAAATCCTGAATCTTCATTTTTAGGTTCAACACCCGCTACAATTATAGTATTCCCAAATTGTGGTCATTCATATCATCATTGTTGTATTGAAGATCAAGGTTGTATGTTATGTTTTTCAaagagataa
- a CDS encoding hypothetical protein (Similar to hypothetical ORF; Ypl110cp) has translation MEKEDNIDNSSSSNSNSNSNNNNNEINNFGNHHHNDDNISFSSNNNNNNNNSNKGSNINNSSTTTTTTSTPLIGGDGGGDSCEVKRSRNILPHEVLLTRVTFKVETPIGYVRENNVLAIIGDSAEIGNWKSKDAPQMVNSECTDTHLIWTIILSFPKATRINYKYIIKSNSNNSNHQNQNNHHHHHHHRNQLINSNGSTSSITSTSSSSSSITSKSNLVEWEASKGLSRTLSIEGIDMFVNDGLFGVLESGSKPWIGRGWLPEDEYQLRIQLQCDDNQSPVHLYDHLIEQNQLVLRLHDPFGLSQDFHLPMTGFTELVLHTHSLSSFSFSVTLLLKDGLNLPITTTTNNTTTTTTTTTTATANSNIGSNGASSPTSYPSSPNGYKVLGKSYICSNQVSTDLWGKLYTPIIGEKYFPIGEFRCNYLVVTPFSHPQNSLSNLWHSFVEQPQTLIGHRGNGKNNFGINANAVTENTILSFLTAAQFGAKMVEFDLQLTFDGVPVIFHDYEIEIETNEGFTMKETINRLTLEQFLKVKPTTNKSDLISQKLKRLKSLRISKSTSDLLSLSSCPSSTSFDPSSFLENVTQCNSNLVVSDNNNNNNNNNNNNNNNNNNNNNKNNDNNNNNNNKNNNTIRPSSIIHDRFSTLQDAFHLVPQEIGFMIEIKYPNLAMQNLRKFKAPERNEFIDIILNIVFNETNDRRIAFLTFDPDIAILLRTKQFRYPVLFLVCCDTPTFFEEFDPDVNINDNRGNSITNAISFVKTVNLDGIVCDSQTILNNHSFVNLIHSDNLLLFTYGSKNVDPVNVKIQKELGVDGIIADNITKLNKTVIELHTCNCTTYCGFILDGLISAVEGDAFFNCSNSNNCVFSQNVINQMLPVIPMTCMAGECINNNSSGSQNNNNTTSDNGSRNGSENSHHNSDSSNNDNIKCPTCDCNKSTTHFMIAIIIFLVVLIILSIINIILVFKKRKNNYT, from the exons atggaaaaag aggaTAACATCGACAACAGTAGCAgcagtaatagtaatagtaatagtaataataataataatgaaataaataattttggaaaccaccaccataatgatgataatatatcattttctagtaataataataataataataataatagtaataaaggcagtaatattaataatagtagtacaacaacaacaacaacatcaacaccattAATTGGAGGAGATGGTGGTGGAGATTCTTGTGAAGTCAAAAGAAGTAGGAATATATTACCACATGAAGTATTATTAACAAGAGTAACATTTAAAGTTGAAACACCAATTGGATACGTTAGAGAGAATAATGTTTTAGCAATCATTGGTGATAGTGCAGAGATTGGAAATTGGAAATCAAAGGATGCACCTCAAATGGTTAATTCCGAATGTACAGATACTCATTTAATTTGGActataattttatcattccCAAAAGCAACTAgaatcaattataaatatatcattaaatcaaatagtaataatagtaatcatcaaaatcaaaataatcatcatcatcatcatcatcacagaaatcaattaattaatagcAATGGGtcaacatcatcaatcacatcaacatcatcgtcatcgtcATCAATTACaagtaaatcaaatttagttGAATGGGAAGCAAGTAAGGGATTGAGTAgaacattatcaattgaaggTATTGATATGTTTGTTAATGATGGGTTATTTGGAGTATTAGAGTCTGGTTCAAAACCATGGATTGGTAGAGGTTGGTTACCAGAGGATGAATATCAATTACGTATTCAATTACAATGTGACGATAATCAATCACCAGTTCATCTATATGATCATCTAATTGAACAAAATCAATTGGTACTTCGTTTACATGATCCATTTGGTTTATCACAAGATTTTCATTTACCAATGACTGGTTTCACCGAATTGGTATTACATACTCATTCATTATCTTCTTTTAGTTTTAGTgtaactttattattaaaagatggtttgaatttaccaattaccaccactaccaacaatacaactactactactaccactaccaccaccgcCACAGCCAATAGTAATATTGGTAGTAATGGTGCATCATCTCCAACATCATatccatcatcaccaaatggTTATAAAGTTTTAGGTAAATCATATATTTGTTCTAATCAAGTTTCGACAGATTTATGGGGTAAGTTATATACTCCAATAATTGGGGAGAAGTATTTCCCAATTGGTGAATTTCGTTGCAACTATTTAGTGGTGACACCATTTTCTCATCCTCAAAATTCACTATCAAATCTTTGGCATTCATTCGTTGAACAACCTCAAACATTAATTGGACATCGTGGTAATGGTAAGAACAATTTTGGTATCAATGCAAACGCTGTCACAGAGAAtacaattttatcatttttaacaGCGGCTCAATTTGGAGCTAAAATGGTGGAATTCGATTTACAATTAACCTTTGATGGTGTACCAGTGATTTTCCATGattatgaaattgaaattgaaacaaATGAAGGTTTCACAATGAAAGAGACAATCAATCGTTTAACATTGgaacaatttttaaaggtGAAACCGACAACAAACAAAAGTGATTTAATTAGtcaaaaattgaaaagattaaaatcattacGTATTTCAAAGAGTACAAGTGatctattatcattatcaagtTGTCCATCTTCAACTTCATTTGATCCTTCCtcatttttagaaaatgttACACAATGTAATAGTAATTTGGTTGtcagtgataataataacaacaataataataataataataataataataataataataataataataataataaaaataatgataataataataataataataataaaaataataatacaattagaCCATCTAGTATCATTCATGATCGTTTTTCAACACTTCAAGATGCTTTTCATTTAGTACCACAAGAAATTGGTTTTatgattgaaattaaatatccAAATTTAGCAATGCAAAATTTACGTAAGTTTAAAGCACCTGAAAgaaatgaatttattgatataattttaaat attgtttttaatgaaaCAAATGATAGAAGAATTGCATTTTTAACATTTGATCCAGATATCGCAATTTTATTAAGAACTAAACAATTTAGATATccagttttatttttagtttgttGTGATACACCAACATTCTTTGAAGAATTCGACCCAGAtgtaaatattaatgataatagagGTAATAGCATTACAAATGCAATATCTTTTGTTAAAACTGTAAATTTGGATGGTATTGTTTGTGATAGtcaaacaattttaaataatcattcttttgtaaatttaattcatagtgataatttattattattcactTATGGTAGTAaaaa tgTTGATCCTGTTAAtgtaaaaattcaaaaagaatTGGGTGTTGATGGAATCATAGCTGATAATATTACAAAGTTAAATAAAACCGTTATtg aattacaTACATGTAATTGCACGACCTATTGTGGATTTATCCTTGATGGTTTAATATCAGCTGTTGAAGGAGAtgctttttttaattgtagtaatagtaataattgtGTTTTTAGCCAAAATGTTATTAACCAAATGTTACCAGTAATTCCAATGACATGTATGGCAGGTGaatgtataaataataatagtagtggtagccaaaataataataatactacaaGTGATAATGGTAGTAGAAATGGTAGCGAAAATAGTCATCATAATAGtgatagtagtaataatgataatattaaatgcCCAACTTGTGATTGTAATAAATCCACTACTCATTTCATGATagcaataattatttttttggttgttttgataattttatctATAATAAACATTATTcttgtatttaaaaaaagaaaaaataattatacataa
- a CDS encoding hypothetical protein (Similar to Dictyostelium discoideum (Slime mold). CIGB protein), which translates to MAINYEINGNEIKNLQTITYNYKEPIEIDKELECMICLLPLLEPVVEPNCRQMFCKDCLTNWSIEKGQKGCPYCQQSFNIKSVSLPPKFVTNTLDSLLVYCNTDGCEFNSNSDRNQLIRRCEYRNHFERICKVICIDCNQQFTREQLKLHSNECTSKSVKCNASSLMCSWVGPIKELQSHESNCHYIALSPILNKLYDKIQQLDISNQKTTSFLLEKINYLESIISSSSALSTPNLSSPIYYQPIPTAPLPDSTTMYDNRNTTTTTTTTTTISLDKITPVEIKKVASIEIFKNNSNKYVIGKVESGVKSVSIDGDYADTWPIVKGNLPNSVDTLILLDGFKELVYSVPKSIKVLHIGDIKKSHAFYIQCSSVNEIHFHDNCKIKFTKNVIPDSAKTVHFYRINEPLTTESIGKNVKCLHIHDGFSKSLGYGVLPSSIQELHLYDIKRQALSIPSSIKILYLHNQFNNESIELPDQLETLYLDNIIHPIKNFPSSLKTIHLINYKFEDKVPFPPKVKIIMGTK; encoded by the exons atggcaaTTAATTATGAAATAAatggtaatgaaattaaaaatttacaaactATCACTTACAATTATAAagaaccaattgaaattgataaagagTTAGAATGTATGATTTGCTTATTACCACTTTTGGAACCAGTAGTCGAACCAAATTGCAGACAAATG tTTTGTAAAGATTGTTTAACAAATTGGTCTATTGAAAAAGGTCAAAAAGGATGTCCATATTGCCAACaatcatttaatataaaatcagTTAGTTTACCACCAAAATTTGTAACAAATACATTAGATAGTTTATTAGTTTATTGCAATACAGATGGTTGTGAATTCAATAGTAATAGTGAtagaaatcaattaattcgtCGTTGTGAATATAGAAATCATTTTGAAAGAATTTGTAAAGTAATATGTATTGATTGTAATCAACAATTTACAAgagaacaattaaaattacactCAAATGAATGTACTTCAAAATCAGTTAAATGTAATGCAAGTTCATTAATGTGTTCATGGGTTGGTCCAATTAAAGAATTGCAATCACATGAATCAAATTGTCATTACATTGCATTATCGCCAATACTCAATAAATTATATGATAAAATCCAACAATTAGATATCAGTAATCAAAAAACCACCTCatttttattagaaaaaataaattatttagaatcaataatttcatcatcatcagcatTATCAACACCAAATTTGAGTTCTccaatttattatcaaccaATTCCAACTGCTCCATTACCAGACTCAACAACAATGTATGATAATAGAaatacaaccaccacaacaaccacaacaacaacaatttcattGGATAAAATTACACcggttgaaattaaaaaagtagcatcaattgaaatttttaaaaataatagtaataaatatGTAATTGGTAAAGTTGAATCAGGTGTTAAGAGTGTATCGATTGATGGAGATTATGCAGATACATGGCCAATTGTTAAAGGtaatttaccaaattcaGTTGAcacattaatattattagatGGATTTAAAGAATTGGTATACTCTGttccaaaatcaattaaagtaCTACACAttggtgatattaaaaaatcacaTGCATTCTATATTCAATGCAGTTCAGTTAAtgaaattcattttcatgataattgtaaaattaaattcacaaAGAATGTTATACCAGATTCAGCTAAAACAGTTCACTTTTATAGAATTAATGAACCATTAACAACTGAATCAATTGGTAAGAATGTAAAATGTCTTCATATACATGAtggattttcaaaatcattaggATATGGTGTTTTACCATCATCAATTCAAGAATTACATTTATATGATATTAAAAGACAAGCATTGTCAATACCAAgctcaattaaaatattataccttcataatcaattcaataatgaatcaattgaattaccTGATCAACTTGAAACTCTTTATCTTGATAACATTATCCacccaattaaaaatttcccatcatctttaaaaacaattcatttaattaattataaatttgaagATAAAGTACCATTTCCACCAaaagttaaaattattatggggacaaaataa